From the Hypomesus transpacificus isolate Combined female unplaced genomic scaffold, fHypTra1 scaffold_116, whole genome shotgun sequence genome, the window ACTGCTATTATTCATTACCTTGCATACCCTAAACGTAAACCTAGTCACAAGCTTAACTACCACAAAGCTAGAGACAATCTTGGGAAGATGAGCTACCAACTACACGCGCCATGTTTTCCATTGTTGAAACGCATATCAACATTTTTAAATGCCTCATGCGTGCTGAAATGTTATTTTATTGCAGTGTTGAGATTGGAGAAAGtgtcagaggagaggatgtCTACATTGTTCAGAGTGGTTGTGGTGAGATCAACGATAACTTGATGGAGCTTCTCATCATGATAAATGCGTGTAAGATAGCCTCAGCCTCACGAGTGACCGCAGTCATCCCCTGTTTCCCATACGCAAGACAAGACAAGAAGGAcaaggtgggggtgagggaaaCTTGTCAATTTATATTCTTTCATCACCCAACACGTTTCATAAGTATATCTTTTTTTGGAAATAATATTTTAAGTTCTGTTCAACTCTCAGAAGGTCGTCCTATACGTTTTATTATCCACATACTCTGAGCCAATCAAGACAAAGATAATCAATTCTGACTCTTCCTCCAGAGTCGTGCCCCCATCTCTGCAAAACTGGTGGCTAACATGTTGTCAGTATCTGGAGCTGACCATATCATCACCATGGACCTCCATGCATCCCAGATACAGGTGAGCATTGTTCTTCTGAAAACCAACATTTCTTTAGAGTGCCTGTAGTTTTGATTTGCATTCGGATTCAGGAACATGACAAAATAGTTTGTAAAAGCATGCTTATCTGGATGGGTAACTCCTTGCATAGGGCTTTTTCGATATCCCCGTGGACAATCTCTATGCTGAGCCAGCTGTGCTGAAATGGATTAAAGAGAACATCAGCGAGTGGAAGAATTGCACCATCGTGTCACCAGACGCAGGAGGTGCAAAGAGGTAAGCTGAGGCCAACGGACTTTCGTCCTCTTTTGTGAAACCCCTTCATCAATATCGAGGGTGCAAGGGCCGCTCAATTGATCCGTTTCATTCTGAATCGAAAGGGCGACAGTTGTCAATCATCGACTTGAGTGACCGAGGTATTGTTCCCCCTGATTACATCTTTCCCCTCGTAGGGTCACATCCATCGCAGACAGGCTGAATGTGGATTTTGCACTCATCCACAAAGAAAGGAAGAAGGCTAATGAAGTGGACCGCATGGTTCTGGTTGGGGATGTGAAGGACAGAGTGGCCATCCTTGTTGACGATATGGCAGACACCTGTGGCACTATATGCCATGCGGCAGACAAGTAAGGCCCCCCCAAAAGAGAAATATTTGCCCCAATAAATTTACAATTATTTATACTCCCGACATAAATGTGTGGTATGTGTATTGCTCATTTGTAATTGGCGTTGTTTTCAAAAAATCCTCAGGCTTGTGTCAGCCGGTGCCACGAAAGTCTACGCTATCTTGACCCACGGGATTTTCTCTGGCCCCGCAATCTCTCGCATCAACGATGCTTCTTTTGAAGCAGTGGTTGTCACAAATACAATCCCTCAGGAGGACAAGATGAAGCTGTGTTCAAAAATACAGGTCGGTTTCAGTTTGACTTGATGGGTTTTCCACATGCAAAACATTTCACGCACGCTTTTCCCTTTGTTTGTTCTTGGACGGCGATGAGTGCTTATGCAACCTAGTAGGGCTTGTGGAGACAACAAACCTCCCCCTAGTTCCTTCCAACTCTGTCTATAACATGTTTGATATATGATACCTTTTTTAAAATATTCATGCTAAtaaatgcacataaat encodes:
- the prps1a gene encoding ribose-phosphate pyrophosphokinase 1a isoform X2, which produces MSNIKIFGGSSHPDLSTRIAERLGLELGKVVTKKFSNQETCVEIGESVRGEDVYIVQSGCGEINDNLMELLIMINACKIASASRVTAVIPCFPYARQDKKDKSRAPISAKLVANMLSVSGADHIITMDLHASQIQGFFDIPVDNLYAEPAVLKWIKENISEWKNCTIVSPDAGGAKRVTSIADRLNVDFALIHKERKKANEVDRMVLVGDVKDRVAILVDDMADTCGTICHAADKLVSAGATKVYAILTHGIFSGPAISRINDASFEAVVVTNTIPQEDKMKLCSKIQVIDISMILAEAIRRTHNGESVSYLFSHVPL
- the prps1a gene encoding ribose-phosphate pyrophosphokinase 1a isoform X1, which produces MSNIKIFGGSSHPDLSTRIAERLGLELGKVVTKKFSNQETCVEIGESVRGEDVYIVQSGCGEINDNLMELLIMINACKIASASRVTAVIPCFPYARQDKKDKVGSRAPISAKLVANMLSVSGADHIITMDLHASQIQGFFDIPVDNLYAEPAVLKWIKENISEWKNCTIVSPDAGGAKRVTSIADRLNVDFALIHKERKKANEVDRMVLVGDVKDRVAILVDDMADTCGTICHAADKLVSAGATKVYAILTHGIFSGPAISRINDASFEAVVVTNTIPQEDKMKLCSKIQVIDISMILAEAIRRTHNGESVSYLFSHVPL